A single Paraburkholderia sp. D15 DNA region contains:
- the mmsB gene encoding 3-hydroxyisobutyrate dehydrogenase, which translates to MKIGFIGLGNMGAPMAHNLLKAGHAVNVFDLNAQAVQALVDAGAQAAASPRAAVSNVECVITMLPAAAHVRSVLSADDGVLAGIAKGVTIIDSSTIDPVSVKAFAELAAQHGNTFVDAPVSGGTGGAAAGTLTFMVGGSASAYEQVKPVLSAMGKNIVHCGDTGTGQVAKICNNLVLGITMAGVAEAMSLGEALGIDAKVLGGIINTSTGRCWSSDTYNPMPGVIETAPSTRGYTGGFGTDLMLKDLGLATDAAKSARQPVYLGALAQQLYQTMSTKGAGRLDFSAVIKLYRQDGKDGTA; encoded by the coding sequence ATGAAAATCGGTTTCATCGGACTCGGCAACATGGGCGCGCCGATGGCGCACAACCTGCTCAAGGCCGGCCACGCGGTCAACGTGTTCGACCTGAACGCGCAAGCGGTGCAGGCGCTGGTCGACGCGGGCGCGCAGGCGGCGGCTTCACCGCGGGCAGCGGTGAGCAACGTGGAATGCGTGATCACCATGCTGCCGGCCGCCGCGCACGTGCGCAGCGTGCTGAGCGCTGACGACGGCGTGCTGGCCGGCATTGCCAAAGGCGTGACGATCATCGATTCGAGCACCATCGATCCCGTCAGCGTGAAGGCCTTCGCCGAACTCGCGGCGCAACACGGCAACACCTTCGTCGATGCGCCTGTCTCGGGCGGCACCGGCGGCGCCGCGGCCGGCACGCTGACCTTCATGGTGGGCGGCAGCGCGAGCGCGTACGAACAGGTCAAGCCGGTGCTCTCCGCGATGGGCAAGAACATTGTGCATTGCGGCGACACCGGGACCGGCCAGGTCGCCAAGATCTGCAACAACCTCGTGCTCGGCATCACGATGGCGGGCGTGGCCGAGGCGATGTCGCTCGGCGAGGCGCTCGGCATCGACGCGAAGGTGCTGGGCGGCATCATCAATACGTCGACGGGGCGCTGCTGGAGTTCGGACACGTATAACCCGATGCCGGGCGTGATCGAGACCGCGCCGTCCACGCGCGGCTATACCGGTGGCTTCGGCACCGACCTGATGCTCAAGGATCTGGGCCTCGCCACCGATGCCGCGAAAAGCGCGCGTCAACCGGTCTATCTCGGCGCGCTCGCCCAGCAGCTCTATCAGACGATGAGCACGAAGGGCGCGGGACGTCTCGACTTTTCGGCGGTGATCAAGCTGTATCGTCAGGACGGCAAGGACGGGACCGCGTGA
- a CDS encoding enoyl-CoA hydratase → MIELDYAHDGALALLTLRRPPANAFTPEGLLQLQQTVEQLNNEPRVRAIVITGDGPKFFSAGADLNTFADGDRDVARVAAARFGAAFEALQNARPVVIAAINGYAMGGGLECALACDIRIAEQHALLALPETAVGLLPCGCGTQTLPWLVGEGWAKRMILTGERVDAATALRIGLVEEVVEKGAAREAALTMAARVATLSPQAVGFSKTLIHQARNGVPRGAALALERERFVDLFDGADQREGVNAFLEKRAPRWQVAQGAQSAQPAHSAHSAAAGQEPTR, encoded by the coding sequence ATGATCGAACTCGACTACGCGCATGACGGCGCGCTCGCGCTGCTCACGCTCAGGCGGCCGCCCGCGAACGCGTTCACGCCCGAGGGTTTGCTGCAGCTTCAGCAGACCGTTGAACAGCTGAACAACGAGCCGCGCGTGCGCGCCATCGTGATCACCGGCGATGGGCCGAAGTTCTTCAGCGCGGGTGCCGATCTGAACACGTTCGCCGACGGCGACCGCGACGTCGCGCGCGTGGCGGCGGCGCGTTTCGGTGCGGCGTTCGAGGCGTTGCAGAACGCGCGGCCGGTGGTGATCGCGGCGATCAACGGCTACGCGATGGGCGGCGGTCTCGAATGCGCGCTGGCGTGCGACATCCGGATCGCCGAGCAGCACGCGCTGCTGGCGCTGCCGGAGACGGCGGTCGGGTTGCTGCCCTGCGGCTGCGGCACGCAGACGCTGCCGTGGCTGGTCGGCGAAGGCTGGGCCAAGCGGATGATCCTGACCGGCGAGCGGGTCGACGCGGCGACCGCGCTGCGCATCGGCCTCGTCGAGGAAGTGGTCGAGAAGGGCGCGGCGCGCGAGGCTGCGCTGACCATGGCCGCGCGGGTCGCGACGCTCAGCCCGCAGGCGGTCGGCTTCAGCAAGACACTGATTCATCAGGCGCGCAACGGCGTGCCGCGCGGTGCGGCGCTGGCGCTGGAGCGCGAGCGCTTCGTCGATCTGTTCGACGGCGCCGATCAGCGCGAAGGCGTCAACGCGTTCCTGGAAAAACGCGCGCCGCGCTGGCAGGTGGCGCAGGGCGCGCAATCGGCACAACCCGCCCACTCCGCCCACTCCGCTGCCGCCGGCCAGGAGCCCACGCGATGA
- a CDS encoding AMP-binding protein, producing MTAAKGFFDARDFLLRHRTDYDRAYREFTWPALGEFNWALDYFDVIARENHNPALWIVDDPAGDGLRLSYMQMSERSSRMANFLRSVGVGRGDRLLLMLPNRVELWDVMLAAMKLGAIVLPATTQLSADDVRDRVQIGGAKFVVVDSAELAKFDSLDVPLTRISVGTPHNDWLDIGAAYEMSPEFVPDGITLATDPLLLYFTSGTTSKPKLVEHTHQSYPVGHLSTMYWIGLQPDDIHWNISSPGWAKHAWSCFFAPWNAQACVFVFNFPRFVPKDTLDVLVRFNVTTLCAPPTVWRMLVQEPLADYPVKLREIVGAGEPLNPEIIERVKHAWGITIRDGFGQTETTCQIGNPPGQPVVAGSMGRPLPGYRIELLDADDQPVTEGEIALPLNGARPLGLMTGYANNADATAHAMRNGFYRTSDVALRRDDGYYVYVGRADDVFKSSDYRLSPFELESVLIEHEAIGEAAVVPSADALRLSVPKAFVTVRHGYEAGPELARAVFAFSREKLAPYKRIRRLQFSDLPKTISGKIRRVELRRREMERAAEPARLPGEYWEEDFPDLR from the coding sequence ATGACAGCAGCGAAAGGTTTTTTCGACGCGCGCGACTTCCTGTTGCGCCATCGAACCGACTATGACCGGGCATACCGCGAGTTCACGTGGCCGGCGTTGGGCGAATTCAACTGGGCGCTCGACTACTTCGACGTGATCGCACGCGAGAATCACAACCCGGCGCTGTGGATCGTCGACGACCCGGCCGGCGACGGCCTGCGTCTGTCGTACATGCAGATGTCGGAGCGCTCGTCGCGCATGGCCAACTTCCTGCGCAGCGTCGGCGTGGGGCGCGGCGACCGTCTGCTGCTGATGCTGCCGAACCGCGTCGAACTGTGGGACGTGATGCTTGCCGCGATGAAGCTGGGCGCGATCGTGCTGCCCGCCACCACCCAGCTTTCCGCCGACGACGTGCGCGACCGCGTGCAGATCGGCGGCGCGAAATTCGTCGTGGTCGACAGCGCCGAGCTGGCCAAATTCGACTCGCTCGATGTGCCGCTCACGCGCATCTCGGTCGGCACGCCGCATAACGACTGGCTCGATATCGGCGCCGCCTACGAGATGTCGCCCGAGTTCGTGCCCGACGGCATCACCCTCGCCACCGATCCGCTGCTGCTTTACTTCACGTCGGGCACCACGTCGAAGCCGAAGCTCGTCGAGCACACGCATCAAAGCTATCCGGTCGGGCATCTGTCGACGATGTACTGGATCGGCCTGCAACCGGACGACATTCATTGGAACATCAGCTCGCCGGGCTGGGCCAAGCACGCGTGGAGCTGCTTCTTCGCGCCGTGGAACGCGCAGGCCTGCGTGTTCGTGTTCAACTTCCCGCGCTTCGTGCCGAAAGACACGCTCGACGTGCTGGTGCGCTTCAACGTCACCACGCTGTGCGCGCCGCCCACCGTGTGGCGCATGCTGGTGCAGGAACCGCTCGCCGACTATCCGGTGAAGCTGCGCGAGATCGTCGGGGCGGGCGAGCCGCTGAACCCCGAGATCATCGAACGCGTGAAGCACGCGTGGGGCATCACGATCCGCGACGGTTTCGGCCAGACCGAAACCACCTGCCAGATCGGCAATCCGCCGGGTCAACCGGTGGTGGCCGGATCGATGGGCCGTCCGCTGCCCGGTTACCGGATCGAACTGCTCGATGCCGACGATCAACCCGTCACCGAGGGCGAGATCGCGTTGCCGCTGAACGGCGCGCGTCCGCTCGGCCTGATGACCGGCTACGCGAACAATGCCGACGCCACCGCGCACGCCATGCGTAACGGTTTCTACCGTACGTCGGACGTCGCGCTGCGTCGCGACGACGGTTACTACGTGTACGTGGGCCGCGCCGACGACGTCTTCAAATCGTCCGACTATCGCCTGAGCCCGTTCGAACTGGAAAGCGTGCTGATCGAGCACGAGGCGATCGGCGAGGCGGCGGTGGTGCCGAGCGCCGACGCGCTGCGGTTGTCCGTGCCGAAGGCCTTCGTCACCGTGCGCCACGGCTACGAAGCCGGCCCCGAACTCGCGCGTGCGGTGTTCGCGTTCTCGCGCGAAAAACTCGCGCCGTACAAGCGGATCCGGCGGCTGCAGTTCAGCGATCTGCCCAAGACCATCTCCGGCAAGATTCGCCGCGTCGAGTTGCGGCGCCGCGAAATGGAGCGCGCCGCGGAACCCGCGCGCCTGCCTGGCGAGTACTGGGAAGAAGATTTCCCGGACCTGCGCTGA
- a CDS encoding CoA-acylating methylmalonate-semialdehyde dehydrogenase → MNATASNQAGQHAATVKLLINGEFVESKSAEWRDIVNPATQEVLARVPFATAEEVNEAINAAHAAFKTWKDTPIGARMRIMLKYQALIREHMPRIAKTLSAEQGKTIPDAEGDIFRGLEVVEHACSIGTLQQGEFAENVAGGVDTYTLRQPIGVCAGITPFNFPAMIPLWMFPMAIVCGNTFVLKPSEQDPMSTMQLVELALEAGVPKGVLNVVHGGKEVVDALCTHELVKAVSFVGSTAVGTHVYRLGSEHGKRVQSMMGAKNHAVVLPDANREQALNALAGAGFGAAGQRCMATSVVVLVGAAQQWVPDIVAKAKTLKVNAGSEPNTDIGPVVSRAAKQRILGLIEAGVKEGATLALDGRDVKVPGYEQGNFIGPTVFTDVTTEMEIYRTEIFGPVLVVLSVATLDEAIALVNRNPFGNGVGLFTQSGAAARKFQSEIDIGQVGINIPIPVPVPFFSFTGSRGSKLGDLGPYGKQVVQFYTQTKTVTARWFDDDTVNDGVNTTISLR, encoded by the coding sequence ATGAACGCAACTGCTTCGAACCAGGCGGGGCAACACGCTGCCACCGTCAAGCTGCTGATCAACGGCGAGTTCGTCGAATCGAAGAGCGCCGAGTGGCGCGACATCGTCAACCCGGCCACGCAGGAAGTGCTCGCGCGCGTGCCGTTCGCGACCGCGGAGGAAGTGAACGAAGCGATCAACGCCGCGCACGCCGCCTTCAAGACGTGGAAGGACACGCCGATCGGCGCGCGCATGCGCATCATGCTCAAGTACCAGGCGCTGATCCGCGAGCACATGCCGCGCATCGCGAAGACGCTGAGCGCCGAGCAGGGCAAGACCATTCCGGATGCCGAGGGCGACATTTTCCGCGGTCTCGAAGTGGTCGAGCACGCGTGCTCGATCGGTACCCTGCAGCAGGGCGAATTCGCGGAGAACGTCGCGGGCGGCGTCGATACGTACACGCTGCGTCAGCCGATCGGCGTGTGCGCCGGCATCACGCCGTTCAATTTCCCCGCGATGATTCCGTTGTGGATGTTCCCGATGGCGATCGTCTGCGGCAACACCTTCGTGCTCAAGCCGTCCGAACAGGACCCGATGTCGACCATGCAACTGGTCGAACTGGCGCTCGAAGCCGGCGTGCCGAAGGGCGTGCTGAACGTCGTGCACGGCGGCAAGGAAGTCGTCGACGCGCTGTGCACGCATGAGCTGGTCAAGGCGGTGTCGTTCGTCGGGTCGACGGCGGTCGGCACGCATGTGTACCGCCTCGGCAGCGAACACGGCAAGCGCGTGCAATCGATGATGGGCGCGAAAAACCACGCGGTGGTGCTGCCCGACGCGAACCGCGAGCAGGCGTTGAACGCATTGGCGGGGGCCGGCTTCGGCGCGGCCGGACAGCGCTGCATGGCGACCTCGGTGGTGGTGCTGGTGGGCGCCGCGCAGCAGTGGGTGCCGGACATCGTCGCGAAGGCGAAGACGCTCAAGGTCAACGCGGGCAGCGAGCCGAACACGGACATCGGGCCGGTGGTGTCGCGCGCGGCGAAGCAACGCATTCTCGGCCTGATCGAAGCGGGTGTGAAGGAAGGCGCGACGCTTGCGCTGGACGGCCGCGACGTGAAGGTGCCGGGCTACGAGCAGGGCAACTTCATCGGCCCGACGGTGTTCACCGACGTCACGACCGAAATGGAAATCTACCGCACCGAAATCTTCGGGCCGGTGCTGGTGGTGCTGAGCGTCGCCACGCTCGACGAGGCGATCGCGCTCGTCAACCGCAATCCGTTCGGCAACGGCGTGGGTCTGTTCACGCAGAGCGGCGCGGCGGCGCGCAAGTTCCAGAGCGAGATCGATATCGGCCAGGTCGGCATCAACATTCCGATTCCGGTGCCCGTGCCGTTCTTCAGCTTCACCGGTTCGCGCGGCTCGAAACTCGGCGACCTCGGTCCGTACGGCAAACAGGTCGTGCAGTTCTACACGCAGACCAAGACCGTCACCGCGCGCTGGTTCGACGACGACACCGTCAACGACGGCGTGAACACGACCATCAGCCTGCGCTGA
- a CDS encoding AI-2E family transporter — translation MLGFDVTTARKVWTALLIALLFFVIYTASSTVLVVVFAVFFSYLIYPMVQLVERVRPRRVPRVASIALVFIVVVAVIAVVGSLFGVQLQDQATHLLAQLPQLMKSDVPNRIPLPHFLEPLRERIVDFVREQIETGSDKAVPMARSVGLGVVHAASNLIYLVLIPILSFLLIKEGPQMRDSFLALLTDRHRVLWAEIVTDLNVLLSKYVRALLFLSLATLICYGVAFTLLGVPYAFLLAVSAGLLEFVPFAGPLGAVAITLVVAVFSGYAHLLWLVIFIALYRLFQDYVLNPYLMSEGVEVSPFLVIVGLLAGDQLGGVAGIFLAVPVIAMLKIVIGRAWVFYSASHAKGEAARQALTGKTD, via the coding sequence ATGCTGGGATTCGATGTCACCACCGCCAGGAAAGTCTGGACCGCGCTACTGATCGCGCTGCTGTTCTTTGTCATCTATACCGCTTCATCCACCGTGCTGGTGGTTGTCTTCGCGGTGTTCTTCAGTTACCTGATCTATCCGATGGTGCAGCTCGTCGAGCGGGTCCGGCCGCGTCGCGTGCCCCGGGTCGCGTCGATCGCGCTGGTGTTCATCGTGGTGGTCGCGGTGATCGCGGTGGTCGGCTCGCTGTTCGGCGTGCAGTTGCAGGATCAGGCCACGCATCTGCTCGCGCAGTTGCCGCAACTGATGAAGTCCGACGTGCCCAATCGCATTCCGCTGCCGCATTTTCTCGAACCGTTGCGCGAGCGGATCGTCGATTTCGTGCGCGAGCAGATCGAGACCGGGTCCGACAAGGCGGTGCCGATGGCACGCAGCGTCGGCCTGGGCGTCGTGCATGCGGCGAGCAATCTGATCTACCTGGTGCTGATTCCGATCCTGAGCTTTCTGCTGATCAAGGAAGGCCCGCAGATGCGCGACTCGTTTCTCGCGCTGCTGACGGACCGGCATCGCGTGCTGTGGGCGGAGATCGTGACGGACCTGAACGTGCTGCTGTCGAAGTACGTGCGCGCGTTGCTGTTCCTCTCGCTCGCGACGCTGATCTGCTACGGCGTCGCGTTCACGCTGCTCGGTGTGCCGTACGCGTTTCTGCTCGCGGTCAGCGCGGGTCTGCTGGAATTCGTGCCGTTCGCCGGGCCGCTCGGCGCGGTGGCGATCACGCTGGTGGTTGCCGTGTTCAGCGGCTATGCGCATCTGCTGTGGCTGGTGATCTTCATCGCGCTGTACCGGCTGTTCCAGGACTACGTGCTCAATCCGTATCTGATGAGCGAAGGCGTGGAGGTGAGTCCGTTCCTCGTGATCGTCGGCCTGCTGGCCGGTGATCAGCTCGGCGGCGTCGCGGGGATTTTTCTCGCGGTGCCGGTGATCGCGATGCTGAAGATCGTGATTGGCCGGGCGTGGGTGTTCTACTCGGCGTCGCATGCGAAAGGCGAGGCCGCGCGGCAGGCGTTGACGGGGAAGACGGATTGA
- a CDS encoding helix-turn-helix transcriptional regulator, with amino-acid sequence MQSPTTDEAPPPDDKVLRSQTDRRQLQQIITGLTEGVILVEPDQTIVWANQAALDMHGIDDIAQLGADVTEYRERFRLRYRNNHPLPEGSYPIERVVAGECFSDVVVEVFPAHDDEVNWVHRVRSLVLTNARGEPDCLALILHDASEWASAEKRFEKAFSANPAPAVICRLSDQRYIKVNQGFLEMTGYARDDVIGRSVYELDVFEGSETRELAVERLSQGATIPQMEALLRLPDGGNKFVIVAGQPIDIGEEACMLFTFMDLEPRKRAESALRQSEERFEKSFRMTPVATALFVADDYTTLDINDAFTVTTGFGSEELIGKPLDQSPLWTDDACARISEALEESGSIRNVEFSVRSHGGESLNCLVSAEAVSIHGKDCVLMTLLDITERKRSEMELVNAIETVMQDASWFSQTLIEKLVNVRRANAPDAGGHLADLTARERDVFACLCNGLADKEIARELGLAPNTVRNHVATIYAKLDVHSRGEAIVWAQTRGHFGLTPGSAPRRKGTRSK; translated from the coding sequence GTGCAATCTCCCACCACCGACGAGGCCCCGCCGCCCGACGACAAAGTGCTGCGCTCGCAGACCGACCGTCGTCAGTTGCAGCAGATCATTACCGGCCTCACCGAGGGAGTGATTCTGGTCGAACCGGACCAGACTATCGTGTGGGCCAACCAGGCCGCGCTGGACATGCACGGCATCGACGACATCGCGCAACTCGGCGCCGACGTCACCGAATACCGCGAGCGCTTTCGCCTGCGTTACCGCAACAACCATCCGCTGCCGGAAGGCAGTTATCCGATCGAACGCGTGGTCGCGGGCGAGTGCTTCAGCGACGTGGTGGTCGAAGTCTTTCCCGCGCACGACGACGAAGTGAACTGGGTGCATCGCGTGCGCAGCCTCGTGCTGACCAATGCGCGCGGCGAACCCGACTGTCTCGCGCTGATCCTGCACGACGCGAGCGAATGGGCGAGCGCGGAGAAGCGCTTCGAAAAAGCCTTCAGCGCGAATCCCGCGCCGGCGGTGATCTGCCGTTTGAGCGACCAGCGCTACATCAAGGTCAACCAGGGCTTTCTGGAAATGACCGGCTATGCGCGCGACGACGTGATCGGCCGCTCGGTGTACGAACTCGACGTGTTCGAAGGCTCGGAGACGCGCGAGCTGGCGGTCGAGCGTCTTAGCCAGGGTGCGACGATTCCGCAGATGGAGGCCTTGCTGCGCCTGCCCGATGGCGGCAACAAGTTCGTGATCGTGGCCGGCCAGCCGATCGACATCGGCGAAGAAGCCTGCATGCTGTTCACGTTCATGGATCTGGAGCCGCGCAAACGCGCGGAAAGCGCGTTGCGGCAGAGCGAGGAGCGCTTCGAGAAGTCGTTCCGCATGACGCCGGTGGCCACCGCGCTGTTCGTCGCCGACGACTACACCACGCTCGACATCAACGACGCCTTTACGGTGACGACCGGCTTCGGCTCCGAGGAATTGATCGGCAAGCCGCTCGATCAGAGTCCGTTGTGGACCGACGACGCCTGCGCGCGCATCAGCGAAGCGCTGGAGGAGTCGGGCAGCATACGCAACGTGGAGTTCTCGGTGCGCAGTCACGGCGGCGAATCGCTGAACTGTCTGGTGTCGGCGGAAGCGGTGAGCATCCACGGCAAGGACTGCGTGCTGATGACGCTGCTCGACATCACCGAGCGCAAGCGCTCCGAGATGGAACTGGTGAACGCGATCGAAACGGTCATGCAGGACGCCTCGTGGTTCAGCCAGACGCTGATCGAAAAGCTCGTCAACGTGCGCCGCGCGAATGCGCCGGACGCGGGCGGTCATCTCGCCGATCTGACCGCGCGGGAGCGCGACGTGTTCGCCTGTCTGTGCAACGGACTCGCGGACAAGGAAATCGCCCGCGAACTGGGGCTCGCGCCGAACACGGTGCGCAACCATGTCGCCACGATCTACGCGAAGCTCGACGTGCATAGCCGTGGCGAGGCGATCGTGTGGGCGCAGACTCGCGGACATTTCGGTCTCACGCCCGGCAGCGCGCCGCGCCGCAAGGGGACCAGGTCGAAGTAA
- a CDS encoding enoyl-CoA hydratase/isomerase family protein: MSAVPNVINVIAKAAAHAGAPAEAEREILFRVVNRVAIVTLNRPAVLNALSHAMVRELAVLVEHCRQDDGIVALVLRGAGEKGFCAGGDVREVQRLAKNADARWLAFFVDEYRLDYALHTFPKSVVALLDGVTMGGGMGLGQAARLRIVTERSKIAMPETRIGFLPDVGATRFLGVMPAELELYVGLTGATLSGADALRLQLADLCVPADWLASFEERLQRMPHDGDLLAALRGVFEPPCNIVPHAALGPFTQLILRHFDRRSSVERIVATLRHDLERDPPREVRQWLQFAYDALTGHSPTMLYVTREALLRGRQMSLAECFRMELGVVQRVIEEGDFCEGVRAQLIDKDRKPRWAPATLAEVRPERVRHFLASPWKRDAHPLAGLGA, translated from the coding sequence ATGAGCGCCGTGCCCAATGTCATCAATGTCATCGCCAAAGCCGCTGCGCACGCCGGCGCGCCCGCCGAAGCCGAGCGCGAGATCCTGTTTCGCGTGGTCAATCGCGTCGCGATCGTCACGCTGAACCGGCCGGCCGTGCTGAACGCGTTGTCGCACGCGATGGTGCGCGAACTCGCGGTGCTGGTCGAACACTGCCGTCAGGACGACGGCATCGTCGCGCTGGTGCTCCGGGGCGCGGGCGAGAAAGGCTTCTGCGCGGGCGGCGACGTGCGCGAGGTGCAACGGCTCGCGAAGAACGCGGACGCCCGCTGGCTCGCGTTTTTCGTCGACGAATACCGGCTCGATTACGCGCTGCACACGTTTCCGAAGTCGGTGGTCGCGCTGCTCGACGGCGTGACGATGGGCGGCGGCATGGGGCTCGGCCAGGCGGCGCGGCTGCGCATCGTCACCGAGCGCAGCAAGATCGCGATGCCGGAGACGCGCATCGGCTTTCTGCCCGATGTCGGCGCGACGCGTTTTCTCGGCGTGATGCCGGCGGAACTCGAACTGTATGTCGGTCTGACCGGCGCGACCCTGTCCGGCGCCGATGCGCTGCGCCTGCAGCTTGCCGATCTGTGCGTGCCGGCCGACTGGCTCGCGAGCTTCGAGGAACGCCTGCAACGCATGCCGCACGACGGCGACCTGCTCGCCGCGTTGCGCGGCGTGTTCGAGCCGCCGTGCAACATCGTGCCGCACGCGGCGCTCGGGCCGTTCACGCAATTGATCCTGCGGCACTTCGACCGGCGTTCGAGCGTCGAGCGGATCGTCGCGACGCTGCGTCACGATCTCGAACGCGATCCGCCGCGCGAAGTCCGTCAATGGCTGCAATTCGCGTACGACGCGTTGACCGGTCACTCGCCGACCATGCTCTACGTGACGCGCGAGGCGCTGCTGCGCGGCCGCCAGATGTCGCTCGCCGAATGCTTCCGGATGGAACTCGGCGTGGTCCAGCGCGTGATCGAGGAGGGCGACTTCTGCGAAGGCGTGCGCGCGCAGTTGATCGACAAGGACCGCAAGCCCCGTTGGGCACCCGCGACGCTCGCGGAGGTGCGGCCCGAGCGGGTCCGGCATTTCCTCGCGTCGCCGTGGAAGCGGGATGCGCACCCGCTCGCCGGATTGGGCGCTTGA
- a CDS encoding CsbD family protein, translating to MDKNRVEGAAKQVKGSVKEAIGKVTGNRTTQAEGAAEKLAGKVQSKAGEVADAVRDRMKR from the coding sequence ATGGACAAGAATCGTGTCGAAGGTGCGGCCAAGCAGGTCAAGGGCTCCGTCAAGGAAGCCATCGGCAAGGTCACCGGCAATCGCACCACGCAAGCCGAAGGCGCGGCGGAAAAGCTCGCCGGCAAGGTGCAGTCGAAGGCCGGCGAGGTCGCGGATGCGGTGCGTGACCGGATGAAACGCTGA
- a CDS encoding MFS transporter, which produces MYSLSNRHERHLLWLLALTQFTIIMDFMVMMPLGPQIMHTFAITPAAFATAVSAYSWCSGLSGLFAATYIDRFDRRRLLLTVYALFALSNLACALANSFPLLLAARAFAGLTGGVLGSVIMAIVSDVIPVHRRGAATGTIMTAFSLAAIAGVPAGVMLGAHFNWAAPFFLLVALSLVVWLVGFSQVPSLAQHLSRRPPPLAEVLPDLWRLLSNPRHLNAFALTFMMMVAHMLVIPFISPVLVANHGVRPEQLSWLYMAGGAATFFTSRRVGRLADRHGTRRVFRIFAVLSFLPVLFVTHLPALPFYALVIFFPFFMVLLSGRMVPMQALLTTVPEPSRRGAFLSANSALQALGTGCGAWIGGLMLSNSATGQIEGYGTVGWVAVGIASIGLWWVARVRGARNDAPPASAMPAEVVGEG; this is translated from the coding sequence ATGTACTCACTCAGCAATCGACACGAGCGCCATCTGTTATGGCTGCTCGCGCTGACGCAGTTCACCATCATCATGGATTTCATGGTGATGATGCCGCTCGGTCCGCAGATCATGCACACCTTCGCGATCACGCCGGCGGCATTCGCCACCGCCGTATCCGCGTATTCATGGTGTTCGGGTCTGTCCGGACTGTTCGCGGCGACCTATATCGACCGCTTCGACCGGCGTCGTCTGCTGCTCACCGTGTATGCGTTGTTCGCGTTGTCGAATCTCGCGTGCGCCCTCGCGAACAGCTTTCCCCTGCTGCTCGCGGCGCGCGCCTTCGCGGGCCTGACCGGCGGCGTGCTCGGCTCGGTGATCATGGCGATCGTCAGCGACGTGATTCCCGTGCATCGCCGGGGCGCCGCGACCGGCACGATCATGACGGCCTTCTCGCTCGCGGCGATCGCCGGCGTGCCGGCCGGCGTGATGCTCGGCGCGCATTTCAACTGGGCCGCGCCGTTCTTCCTGCTGGTGGCGCTCTCGCTCGTCGTATGGCTGGTGGGTTTCAGCCAGGTGCCTTCGCTGGCGCAGCACTTGAGCCGGCGTCCGCCGCCGCTCGCCGAAGTACTGCCGGACTTGTGGCGGCTGCTGAGCAATCCGCGCCATCTGAATGCGTTCGCGCTGACCTTCATGATGATGGTCGCGCACATGCTGGTGATTCCGTTCATTTCGCCGGTGCTGGTCGCGAATCACGGCGTGCGCCCCGAGCAACTGTCGTGGCTGTACATGGCGGGCGGCGCGGCGACTTTCTTCACCTCGCGCCGGGTGGGCCGGCTCGCTGACCGTCACGGCACGCGGCGCGTGTTCCGGATCTTCGCGGTACTGTCGTTCCTGCCGGTGCTGTTCGTCACGCATCTGCCGGCGCTGCCGTTTTACGCGCTGGTGATCTTCTTCCCGTTCTTCATGGTGCTGCTGTCGGGGCGGATGGTGCCGATGCAGGCCCTGTTGACCACCGTGCCCGAACCGAGCCGGCGCGGCGCCTTCCTCAGCGCGAACAGCGCATTGCAGGCGCTCGGCACGGGTTGCGGCGCGTGGATCGGCGGCTTGATGCTGAGCAATTCGGCGACGGGACAGATCGAGGGATACGGAACCGTCGGCTGGGTCGCGGTCGGCATCGCGTCGATCGGGTTGTGGTGGGTGGCGCGGGTGCGCGGTGCGAGAAACGATGCGCCGCCTGCTAGCGCGATGCCCGCGGAGGTGGTTGGAGAAGGTTAA